In Elusimicrobiota bacterium, the genomic stretch ATGGCCAGGGCCCAGATCAGGTTGGCCATCCCGAAGAGCACGAAGAGCTCCCCTCCGCTGCCTGGCCGGCCCTCGAAATCCGCGATAAGGTGGAGGACAGCGACCAAAGCCAAGCCCGAGCCGAGCTCCCAAAGGAGGAACAGGGCGAGGATGAACCAGTTGAAAGGCAGCGGGGAGAGGCGGCCGGAAACGCTCATGGCCACGAAGAAGCTCAGCGCGCCCAGCATGAAGCACAGCACGCCCAAAGCCAGAGGACGCCGGACCTTCACGACCGCCGCGGCCTTGAGGTGGTCCTCGAAGAAGTCGAAGACGAGTTCCACGCTAGATCACCAGCCCGTCCAGCGGTATTCCAGGCCCAAGCGGTCCGAGGGCTTGAGGCTGTCGAGGAGGGCCGTCCGGCCTTCCAGGACCCCGTGAAACCGCGAATCGAGCATCTCGAAGATGTCGCTGAAGTGGTCCGCCTCGTGCCGGATGCGGGGCTTGCCCTTCATCCCCGCCAACTGGGCCGCCCAGGCCACCGCGTCGTCGGAATCGCCCAGCCTATCGACGAGCGGGGGGTCGGTATGGAGGGCCTGCTGGCCGGTGTATATGAGGCCCTCGGCCAAAAGCTTGACCTTTTCGACCGGGGCTTTGCGTCCCTCGGCTACGGCGCTCAAGAACTGCCCGTAGGCGTCGTCGATCATGGCCTGCAGCAGCTTGCGCTCCTCAGACGTCATGGCGCGGGCGGGCGAGCCGATGTCCTTGAACTTGCCGGACTTGATGGCTTCCATCTTGTAGCCGACCTTGCCGAAGAGGCCCTCCAGGTTGCTCACCGAGAAGATCACGCCGATGGAGCCGGTCAATGTCCCGGGATGAGCCACGATCTTATCGCAAGCCGAGGCGATGTAATAGCCGCCGGAGGCGGAGATGTCGCCGAAAAGGGCCACGAAGGGGATCTTCTTTTCCCTACGGATACGCATGATCTGGCTGTGGATCTCCTGCACCGCGCCCACGCTGCCGCCCGGCGAGTTGATGTCCAGGACGATGGCCTTGACGCCCTTGGTCTCGGACATGGCCTTGATGTGGCGCACCCACTGCTCTGCGCCTTTCTCCCAAGGACGGCCGCTCTGGGAGTTGGAGATGGGACCATGGATGGTCACCCAGCCCACGGTGTCGCGATCCTTGGCCAAGGAAAGGATGCTCTGGGCCTGCTCCCTCCCGTTGCCGGACCCGCCCGTGCCGGGAGAGCGCAGGATGAGCACGCAGGCCGCGGCCAAGGACGCCGCATAGAGGCCGACCACCGCGTACATGAGCCGCCGTTTGATGCGGCGCCCCCCCGCCGTATGGGACTGGGTGTCGGGAGGCGGTCCCGGAAGGGGTTCAGGGCTGACGGGCATCTGGTCCATGTTCACCTCATTGGCCGATATCGCAAAGAATCACGGAACGCCGAGGGCCGGCGCGGGCCGGCCCTTGGGAAAGACTCCACA encodes the following:
- the sppA gene encoding signal peptide peptidase SppA → MDQMPVSPEPLPGPPPDTQSHTAGGRRIKRRLMYAVVGLYAASLAAACVLILRSPGTGGSGNGREQAQSILSLAKDRDTVGWVTIHGPISNSQSGRPWEKGAEQWVRHIKAMSETKGVKAIVLDINSPGGSVGAVQEIHSQIMRIRREKKIPFVALFGDISASGGYYIASACDKIVAHPGTLTGSIGVIFSVSNLEGLFGKVGYKMEAIKSGKFKDIGSPARAMTSEERKLLQAMIDDAYGQFLSAVAEGRKAPVEKVKLLAEGLIYTGQQALHTDPPLVDRLGDSDDAVAWAAQLAGMKGKPRIRHEADHFSDIFEMLDSRFHGVLEGRTALLDSLKPSDRLGLEYRWTGW